In a genomic window of Flavobacterium sp. KACC 22761:
- a CDS encoding RHS repeat-associated core domain-containing protein codes for MIYVNTEEVKIDCQIAEKALEKKMLWDEENRLQAIDINGYVSNYTYDAGGERVTKLSGGGQGIFVNSVFAGGKTSTSDFTLYVNPYLVAQNGGRYTKHIYIGSQRIVSKLGDFDSYGADPRRVEKAGESFSGLKVNYDAKYKKALEITKANYDSFDVPYYGVDNNDYVNGLGFCCNPSQDASSSSSTTAKSAKNDNAELQQFYYHPDHLGSSSYISNLDGEVVQHIEYVPFGEVFLEEKNAKWNTPYLFTSKELDRETGLYYYGARYYDPKISIWTSVDPILLREEIYENPEFTNGGVYNSHNLSSYSFSYNSPIVYVDPNGECPNCVTAAAGAVIGGIIGGAIEAGTQLYRNGKVNNWKAVGGSALQGAIVGGAAGFTGGASLAVTAGVAGSANAIGGTVNRAIQDKETTAADLLIDFSIGAVIGAGAKYIKTPFGSGTIKGGAWIETTENMSAAAAKYQTSITGQAANKSFLLKGVKFDGFSNGILQDAKSGMGNFVDKATGSFKPWFTGGRKMIEQAERQIGAANGTKIQWFFENKSVMEATQKLFKKEGIKGIELIYKPN; via the coding sequence ATGATTTACGTAAATACGGAAGAAGTAAAAATAGACTGTCAGATTGCAGAAAAAGCATTAGAGAAAAAGATGCTTTGGGACGAAGAAAACCGTTTGCAGGCTATTGATATAAATGGTTACGTGAGCAATTACACTTATGATGCCGGCGGAGAACGAGTAACCAAATTGTCTGGCGGTGGGCAGGGTATTTTTGTAAACTCAGTTTTTGCCGGTGGAAAAACTTCAACGAGTGATTTTACGTTATATGTGAACCCTTATTTGGTTGCTCAAAATGGCGGACGATACACAAAACATATTTACATTGGTTCGCAACGTATCGTGAGTAAATTGGGAGATTTTGATTCCTACGGAGCAGATCCACGCAGAGTAGAGAAAGCAGGAGAATCTTTCTCTGGACTGAAAGTAAATTATGATGCAAAGTATAAAAAGGCGCTAGAAATAACAAAAGCTAATTACGATTCATTTGACGTTCCTTATTATGGCGTTGATAATAATGACTATGTGAATGGGCTTGGTTTTTGCTGTAATCCTTCTCAGGATGCTTCTTCTAGTAGCTCGACGACAGCCAAAAGTGCTAAGAATGATAACGCAGAACTGCAACAGTTTTATTACCACCCGGATCATTTGGGAAGTTCTTCATATATTAGCAACTTAGATGGCGAAGTTGTTCAGCATATAGAATACGTACCTTTCGGAGAGGTTTTCCTAGAAGAGAAGAATGCTAAGTGGAATACGCCTTATTTGTTTACGTCTAAGGAATTAGATAGAGAAACAGGACTTTATTATTACGGTGCGAGATATTATGATCCAAAGATTTCTATTTGGACTTCTGTTGATCCTATTTTGTTACGTGAAGAGATATATGAAAATCCTGAGTTTACTAATGGAGGTGTTTATAATTCACATAATTTATCATCTTATTCATTTTCATATAATAGTCCAATAGTTTATGTTGATCCAAATGGCGAATGTCCAAATTGTGTAACTGCAGCTGCTGGAGCAGTAATTGGAGGTATAATTGGAGGGGCTATAGAAGCAGGAACACAATTATACAGAAATGGAAAGGTAAACAATTGGAAAGCCGTAGGTGGTTCAGCATTACAAGGAGCTATTGTAGGTGGGGCAGCAGGATTTACAGGAGGAGCAAGTTTGGCGGTAACCGCTGGTGTCGCTGGTAGTGCAAATGCCATTGGAGGCACAGTAAATAGAGCTATTCAAGATAAAGAAACCACAGCAGCAGACTTATTAATAGATTTTTCGATTGGAGCAGTAATTGGAGCTGGCGCAAAATATATAAAAACTCCATTTGGTTCAGGAACTATTAAAGGTGGAGCTTGGATAGAAACTACAGAAAACATGAGTGCAGCAGCTGCAAAATATCAAACTTCAATTACTGGTCAAGCGGCAAATAAATCATTTTTGTTAAAAGGTGTTAAATTTGATGGATTTTCAAATGGTATTTTACAAGATGCAAAATCAGGAATGGGCAATTTCGTTGATAAGGCTACAGGAAGCTTTAAGCCATGGTTCACAGGTGGCAGAAAAATGATTGAGCAGGCTGAAAGACAGATAGGAGCTGCGAATGGCACTAAAATACAATGGTTTTTTGAAAACAAATCAGTAATGGAAGCTACTCAAAAGTTATTTAAAAAAGAAGGAATTAAAGGAATAGAATTGATATATAAACCAAATTAA
- a CDS encoding RHS repeat-associated core domain-containing protein, whose amino-acid sequence MIYVNTEEVKIDGQIAEKALEKKMLWDEENRLQAIDINGYVSNYTYDAGGERVTKLSGGGQGIFVNSVFAGGKTSTSDFTLYVNPYLVAQNGGRYTKHIYIGSQRIVSKLGDFDSYGADPRRVEKAGESFSGVKVNYDAKYKKALEITKANYESFDVPYYGVDNNDYVNGLGFCCNPSQSASASSSTAKTAKNDNSELQQFYYHPDHLGSSSYITNLDGEVVQHIEYVPFGEVFLEEKNAKWNTPYLFNGKELDKETGLYYYGARYYDPKISVWTSVDPLAEKYPSISPYIYCLNRVTFQIRGFYKNKPLSPTKWTIK is encoded by the coding sequence ATGATTTACGTAAATACGGAAGAAGTAAAAATAGACGGTCAGATTGCTGAAAAAGCTTTGGAGAAAAAGATGCTTTGGGATGAAGAGAATAGATTGCAGGCAATTGACATTAACGGCTATGTTTCTAATTACACCTATGATGCTGGAGGAGAAAGAGTAACGAAACTTTCAGGTGGCGGTCAGGGTATATTCGTAAATTCAGTTTTTGCTGGTGGAAAAACTTCTACTTCAGATTTTACACTTTATGTGAATCCTTATTTGGTGGCTCAGAATGGCGGTCGTTATACGAAACACATTTACATTGGTTCGCAACGTATCGTTAGTAAACTTGGTGATTTTGATTCTTATGGAGCAGATCCTAGAAGAGTAGAGAAAGCGGGAGAATCTTTCTCTGGAGTGAAGGTAAATTATGATGCTAAATACAAGAAAGCGCTGGAAATCACTAAAGCTAATTACGAATCATTTGACGTTCCTTATTATGGCGTTGATAATAATGACTATGTAAATGGACTTGGTTTCTGCTGTAATCCATCTCAAAGTGCAAGCGCGAGCAGTTCTACTGCTAAAACTGCTAAAAACGACAATTCTGAGTTGCAGCAGTTTTATTACCATCCTGACCATTTGGGAAGTTCGTCATATATCACTAATTTAGACGGCGAAGTTGTTCAGCATATAGAATACGTACCTTTTGGGGAGGTTTTCTTGGAAGAGAAAAATGCTAAGTGGAATACGCCTTATTTGTTTAATGGTAAAGAGTTAGACAAGGAGACAGGCTTGTATTATTACGGTGCAAGATATTATGATCCTAAAATTTCTGTTTGGACTTCTGTTGATCCGCTGGCGGAGAAATATCCAAGTATTAGTCCGTATATTTATTGCTTAAACAGGGTCACGTTTCAGATTAGGGGTTTTTATAAAAACAAGCCTTTAAGCCCAACAAAATGGACGATAAAATAA
- a CDS encoding RHS repeat-associated core domain-containing protein, whose protein sequence is MNSVFAGGKTSTSDFTLYVNPYLVAQNGGRYTKHIYIGSQRIVSKLGDFDSYGADPRRVEKAGESFSGVKVNYDAKYKKALEITKANYDAFEVPYYGVDNNDYVNGLGFCCNPSQDASSSSSTTAKSAKNDNAELQQFYYHPDHLGSSSYISNLDGEVVQHIEYVPFGEVFLEEKNAKWNTPYLFTSKELDRETGLYYYGARYYDSKLSLWASVDPQREKHPEYSSYIYVANNPLKLIDPDGRDWIKNNTTGKFEWKNGVTSKFNTPKGYVYIGKENNSIVMNLFGTNSISDSSRDIGLISIADFDNPHSAKGAAFMNMMTNTTLTVSFSADISTVYNSDGSVKSKDFKGINISASVSGDIVAPYPDIDISLVVHNMKLQGNEMKAHEASRFGEFRQGGRGVATTIFDSYWNSSSIQRNFGKSFILDFSFTGQYLNGNTPMSFLGAAGILGLPNTTETNVSAKFNNTAAPILINPNKL, encoded by the coding sequence GTGAATTCTGTATTTGCGGGAGGAAAAACGTCGACTTCAGATTTCACATTATATGTAAATCCTTATTTAGTCGCACAGAACGGCGGAAGATATACGAAACACATCTATATTGGAAGCCAAAGAATAGTTTCAAAATTGGGAGATTTTGATTCTTACGGAGCTGACCCAAGACGTGTTGAGAAAGCGGGCGAATCATTTTCAGGCGTAAAAGTAAATTATGATGCTAAATACAAAAAAGCGCTAGAAATTACTAAAGCAAATTACGATGCATTTGAAGTTCCTTATTATGGCGTTGATAATAATGACTATGTGAATGGGCTTGGTTTTTGCTGTAATCCTTCTCAGGATGCTTCTTCTAGTAGCTCGACGACAGCCAAAAGTGCTAAGAATGATAACGCAGAACTGCAACAGTTTTATTACCACCCGGATCATTTGGGAAGTTCTTCATATATTAGCAACTTAGATGGCGAAGTTGTTCAGCATATAGAATACGTACCTTTCGGAGAGGTTTTCCTAGAAGAGAAGAATGCTAAGTGGAATACGCCTTATTTGTTTACGTCTAAGGAATTAGATAGAGAAACAGGACTTTATTACTACGGAGCTAGGTATTATGATTCAAAGTTAAGTCTTTGGGCTTCTGTTGATCCGCAGAGAGAGAAACATCCAGAATATTCTTCATACATTTATGTAGCCAATAATCCCCTTAAATTAATTGATCCAGATGGAAGAGATTGGATAAAAAATAATACGACAGGCAAGTTTGAATGGAAAAATGGTGTAACTTCTAAATTTAATACACCAAAGGGTTACGTTTATATTGGAAAAGAAAATAATTCTATTGTTATGAATTTATTTGGAACTAATTCGATTAGCGATAGTAGCCGAGATATTGGATTAATTTCAATAGCAGATTTTGATAATCCACATTCAGCAAAAGGAGCGGCATTTATGAATATGATGACTAATACAACTTTGACTGTAAGTTTTTCTGCAGATATATCTACTGTATATAATAGTGATGGTAGTGTAAAAAGTAAAGATTTTAAAGGGATAAATATAAGTGCATCTGTTTCTGGAGATATCGTTGCGCCATATCCCGATATTGATATTAGTTTAGTTGTTCATAATATGAAATTGCAAGGTAATGAAATGAAAGCACACGAAGCTAGTCGTTTTGGCGAGTTTAGACAAGGAGGTAGAGGTGTTGCAACAACAATATTTGATAGTTATTGGAACAGTTCTTCAATACAAAGGAATTTTGGGAAATCATTTATTCTTGATTTTAGTTTTACAGGTCAATATTTAAATGGAAATACTCCAATGTCATTCTTAGGAGCTGCTGGAATCTTAGGACTTCCCAATACTACCGAAACGAATGTTTCAGCTAAATTTAATAATACAGCGGCGCCAATATTAATTAATCCTAATAAATTATGA
- a CDS encoding RHS repeat-associated core domain-containing protein, protein MIYVNTEEVKIDGQVAEKALEKKLLWDEENRLQAIDINGYVSNYTYDAGGERVTKLSGGGQGIFVNSVFAGGKTSTSDFTLYVNPYLVAQNGGRYTKHIYIGSQRIVSKLGDFDSYGADPRRVEKAGESFSGVKVNYDAKYKKALEITKANYDSFEVPYYGVDNNDYVNGLGFCCNPSQSASASSSTAKSAKNDNAELQQFYYHPDHLGSSSYISNLDGEVVQHIEYVPFGEVFLEEKNAKWNTPYLFTSKELDRETGLYYFGARYQDPKLGIFISVDPMALKYPGVSSYAYALNNPVYFIDPNGMIASPPDWVARADNSVYWDNNATSQATTKSGETYLGKDVAYTSERGTTVNLYADKSWHEELIFAQVGKDNTVSQDNPTSTSEQPLDVSALGTGALALNVYAEALTDFAKANSQTIYKYGSAEASAVELTLQNTARMNKLASGAGIGSKVLGGFGMGLTGYQYATGQITGREASVDATMGAIGFMGPIGATVSLTYFVGKTIYEYSSGNTLFEKPQ, encoded by the coding sequence ATGATTTACGTCAATACCGAGGAAGTAAAAATAGACGGTCAGGTTGCAGAAAAAGCGTTAGAAAAGAAATTGCTTTGGGACGAAGAAAATAGATTGCAGGCTATTGATATAAATGGATATGTTTCTAATTACACCTATGATGCTGGAGGAGAAAGAGTAACGAAACTTTCAGGTGGTGGACAGGGAATATTTGTAAATTCAGTTTTTGCAGGAGGAAAAACATCTACAAGTGATTTTACACTTTATGTGAATCCATACTTAGTAGCGCAGAATGGTGGTAGATATACCAAGCATATTTATATCGGCTCACAAAGAATTGTTTCTAAACTTGGTGATTTTGATAGTTACGGAGCTGATCCTAGAAGAGTGGAGAAAGCTGGGGAATCCTTCTCTGGAGTAAAAGTGAATTATGACGCTAAATACAAGAAAGCGCTAGAGATTACTAAAGCAAACTATGATAGCTTTGAAGTTCCTTATTATGGCGTTGATAATAACGATTATGTGAATGGCTTAGGATTCTGCTGTAATCCTTCACAAAGTGCAAGTGCCAGCAGTTCTACTGCTAAATCTGCAAAGAACGATAACGCAGAACTGCAACAGTTTTATTATCATCCTGATCATTTGGGAAGTTCTTCGTACATTAGCAACTTAGATGGAGAGGTTGTACAGCATATTGAGTACGTTCCTTTTGGGGAAGTATTCTTGGAAGAGAAGAATGCGAAGTGGAATACACCTTATTTGTTTACTTCTAAGGAATTAGATAGAGAAACAGGTTTATATTATTTTGGTGCACGTTACCAAGACCCGAAGCTCGGAATATTTATATCTGTTGATCCAATGGCACTAAAATATCCAGGAGTTAGTTCTTATGCGTATGCACTTAATAATCCAGTTTATTTTATTGACCCTAACGGGATGATAGCTTCTCCTCCTGATTGGGTAGCTAGGGCAGATAACAGTGTTTATTGGGATAATAATGCAACATCACAAGCCACAACAAAATCTGGAGAGACCTATCTTGGTAAGGATGTGGCATATACTTCTGAGCGAGGAACAACTGTAAATTTGTATGCAGATAAGTCATGGCATGAAGAACTTATATTTGCACAAGTAGGTAAAGATAATACTGTTAGTCAAGATAATCCTACTAGTACAAGTGAACAACCTTTAGATGTAAGTGCATTAGGTACTGGTGCTCTTGCTCTAAATGTTTATGCTGAAGCTTTAACAGACTTTGCTAAAGCAAATTCTCAAACAATTTATAAATACGGTAGTGCTGAAGCTAGTGCTGTTGAATTAACTCTTCAGAATACGGCTCGTATGAATAAACTAGCTAGTGGCGCAGGTATTGGTAGTAAAGTTTTAGGAGGCTTTGGAATGGGATTAACAGGATATCAATATGCTACTGGTCAAATTACTGGTAGAGAAGCTAGTGTCGATGCAACTATGGGAGCTATAGGTTTTATGGGGCCTATAGGAGCAACTGTAAGTTTAACATATTTTGTTGGCAAGACAATTTATGAATATTCTTCAGGAAATACTTTATTTGAAAAACCACAATAA
- a CDS encoding RHS repeat-associated core domain-containing protein, with the protein MLTQNYDVSDYYNAGQLVSSVLASNEGTDAQTNAGEKFTESTQNYYTYSVKASGDEYSFSPVTKICSDRGVSFTPVKKEVSFAYEGGRNPLQLSEVNYDYYVSKGEFGNLRTYNFKDNSTGSYTTDLMYKSNLAKHIIGVPYIYRVTTGGQIVKDVAVQMDMEYNQILNYSSKVNDLESASISFMYDEYGNITRKYLPQNYKGERPTFYYRYDDKLKMYVEEISDNFDYRSYFRRYDTRYGIPLETEDINGYVVLKELDELGRITRIQGPKEAATGQLYTIQMEYFPKTIVADGKITRTAYAKTSHFDAQHPNDPIETVTFVDGIGRAIQIKKDAAITDNKTPDQQSDVMIVSGRAKFDAFGRVKEAYYPQTSVLGDWNKFLDSYDLVEPTKTTYDILDRPITTTLPDGAATQMKYTIEGDLLKTEVADALGNINSSYANGSGLTMKTLDANSVATQFAYDGIGRNILVTDAQGQQTKSTFDMGDRRIQVIQPDAGKSTFKFDALGNLLERQTANLEAKSKKITYEYEYNRLTNIHYPENPQNDVRYVFGTKNESQNRKGRLILMEDATGAQEFSYGVMGEIESIRRTVIVPNSAVATYVTSWKYDSWNRLQEMIYPDQEKISYTYNSGGLLQAVAGQKAYSYNYVNKIGYDKFEQRSYLKYCNGTETKYNYEPLRRRLDNMTVASGTGYQGVNTPRMFMNNKYQYDKVSNVLSVTNSAAGVTNKMGGIMAHNYAYDNLYQLTSASGVYTGADQKTANYNLEMKYDDLHNIVSKTQNVAQNKVTEAGALKAGYTMNYNYNSTNKHQLDNVTETEYRTKNTEPKVDKQKDNKYVYDSNGNMIYVNTEEVKIDGQIAEKALEKKMLWDEENRLQAIDINGYVSNYTYDAGGERVTKLSGGGQGIFVNSVFAGGKTSTSDFTLYVNPYLVAQNGGRYTKHIYIGSQRIVSKLGDFDSYGADPRRVEKAGESFSGVKVNYDAKYKKALEITKANYDAFEVPYYGVDNNDYVNGLGFCCNPSQDASASSSTAKSAKNDNAELQQFYYHPDHLGSSSYITNLDGEVVQHVEYVPFGEVFLEEKNVKWNTPYLFTSKELDRETGLYYFGARYQDPKLGIFISVDPLAEKYPNISPYCYVANNPIVLKDPQGKDIVYFDVNGNEITSKRIVSTTIFETYIAKNDRQTSFSKVPMPNVIKERIQTGEDTTGAAYQENDYIIAARTGLFNQTKNAGLLQLYTEKGLPIPISESLKIPDLDPTLVKAMAIQESHNGIRGIGDIMTVNNKGDYDAYKAAYGLTKNEYVDTNRSLYLGIRFLATKGFRDGIDYDTKTGNKTYNFKGWFRAAGNYNGWGVENSKGIKKEDRKTPSMYEDYIKSMVNESN; encoded by the coding sequence ATGCTAACCCAAAACTACGATGTATCCGATTATTACAATGCCGGACAATTAGTAAGTTCTGTTTTGGCGAGCAATGAAGGGACAGATGCGCAGACAAATGCTGGAGAAAAATTTACAGAAAGCACGCAGAACTATTATACATATTCGGTAAAAGCATCAGGAGACGAATATAGTTTTAGTCCCGTAACCAAAATATGCTCAGACCGCGGCGTGAGTTTTACTCCTGTCAAAAAAGAAGTTTCATTTGCTTATGAGGGAGGCAGAAACCCGCTTCAGCTAAGCGAAGTAAATTATGATTATTATGTAAGCAAAGGAGAGTTTGGGAATCTGAGAACCTACAATTTTAAAGACAACAGCACCGGAAGCTATACAACAGATTTGATGTATAAATCGAACTTAGCGAAGCATATCATCGGGGTTCCTTATATATACAGGGTTACTACAGGAGGGCAGATTGTCAAGGATGTTGCTGTTCAGATGGATATGGAGTACAACCAGATATTAAACTATTCGTCAAAAGTGAATGACCTCGAATCGGCTTCTATAAGTTTTATGTATGATGAATACGGAAATATAACCCGAAAATATCTGCCACAGAATTATAAAGGAGAAAGACCTACTTTCTATTACCGTTACGATGATAAACTCAAAATGTATGTAGAAGAAATCTCAGATAATTTTGATTACAGAAGCTATTTCAGAAGATATGACACGCGTTACGGAATTCCTCTGGAAACCGAAGATATTAATGGTTATGTAGTACTAAAAGAACTGGACGAACTTGGCCGCATCACGAGAATTCAGGGGCCGAAAGAAGCCGCAACGGGACAATTGTACACCATTCAGATGGAATATTTTCCAAAAACAATTGTGGCCGATGGAAAGATAACCCGAACAGCGTATGCCAAAACCAGCCATTTCGACGCCCAGCACCCGAACGACCCGATTGAAACGGTGACTTTTGTTGACGGAATAGGACGAGCCATTCAGATTAAGAAAGATGCAGCCATTACCGATAATAAAACGCCTGATCAGCAAAGTGATGTGATGATAGTTTCAGGACGTGCAAAATTTGACGCTTTCGGGCGTGTGAAAGAAGCCTATTACCCGCAGACTTCGGTACTTGGAGACTGGAATAAATTTTTGGACAGTTATGATTTGGTTGAACCAACCAAAACGACTTATGATATTCTGGACAGACCCATTACGACTACTTTGCCGGATGGTGCTGCAACTCAAATGAAATATACAATAGAAGGCGATCTGCTGAAAACAGAAGTTGCAGATGCGCTGGGCAACATAAATTCAAGTTATGCCAACGGTTCAGGATTAACCATGAAAACTCTGGACGCCAACAGCGTTGCAACGCAGTTTGCTTATGACGGAATAGGAAGAAATATTCTGGTGACCGATGCGCAGGGACAGCAGACCAAGAGCACGTTTGATATGGGCGACAGGCGCATACAGGTCATCCAGCCCGATGCCGGAAAAAGCACCTTCAAATTTGACGCTTTGGGGAATTTGCTGGAAAGACAGACAGCAAATCTGGAAGCCAAAAGCAAGAAGATAACCTATGAATACGAGTACAACAGACTGACCAATATTCATTATCCTGAAAATCCCCAGAATGATGTACGTTATGTTTTTGGCACCAAAAACGAAAGCCAGAACCGCAAAGGAAGATTGATTTTGATGGAAGACGCCACAGGCGCACAGGAGTTTTCGTATGGCGTTATGGGCGAGATCGAAAGCATAAGAAGAACGGTTATTGTGCCTAATTCTGCCGTGGCAACGTATGTCACCAGCTGGAAATACGATTCATGGAACCGCCTGCAGGAAATGATTTATCCGGATCAGGAAAAGATAAGTTATACGTATAACTCAGGAGGCTTGTTGCAGGCCGTTGCAGGCCAAAAAGCCTACAGCTACAATTATGTAAACAAAATTGGCTACGACAAATTTGAGCAGAGAAGTTATTTAAAATACTGCAACGGAACCGAAACAAAATACAATTATGAGCCACTGAGAAGAAGGCTTGATAATATGACCGTAGCTTCAGGAACAGGATATCAAGGTGTTAACACGCCGCGAATGTTCATGAACAACAAGTATCAATACGACAAAGTAAGCAATGTGCTGAGCGTGACCAACAGCGCTGCAGGCGTAACCAACAAAATGGGTGGCATCATGGCGCATAATTATGCGTACGACAATTTGTACCAGCTTACAAGTGCCAGCGGTGTTTACACAGGAGCAGACCAGAAAACGGCAAATTATAATCTGGAAATGAAATACGACGATTTGCACAATATTGTGAGTAAAACACAAAACGTTGCGCAGAATAAGGTTACCGAAGCAGGTGCGCTGAAGGCCGGTTATACGATGAATTACAATTACAACAGCACCAACAAACACCAGCTTGACAACGTAACTGAAACGGAGTACAGAACTAAAAACACAGAACCGAAAGTCGACAAGCAGAAAGACAACAAATATGTTTATGATTCCAACGGAAATATGATTTATGTAAATACGGAAGAAGTCAAAATTGATGGTCAGATTGCTGAAAAAGCATTAGAGAAAAAAATGCTTTGGGACGAAGAGAATAGATTGCAAGCTATTGACATAAACGGTTATGTGAGTAATTACACCTACGATGCAGGCGGAGAACGTGTAACAAAACTTTCAGGCGGAGGACAAGGTATTTTTGTGAATTCTGTTTTTGCTGGTGGGAAAACATCTACAAGTGATTTTACGCTGTATGTAAATCCTTATTTGGTTGCTCAGAATGGTGGTCGTTATACGAAACACATTTATATTGGTTCGCAGAGAATTGTTTCAAAATTAGGAGATTTTGATTCTTATGGAGCAGATCCTAGACGTGTGGAGAAAGCTGGAGAATCATTCTCTGGTGTCAAAGTGAATTATGATGCTAAATACAAAAAAGCGCTAGAAATTACTAAAGCAAATTACGATGCATTTGAAGTGCCTTATTATGGAGTTGATAATAATGATTATGTAAATGGTCTAGGTTTTTGTTGCAATCCTTCGCAGGATGCTAGTGCTAGTAGCTCTACTGCTAAATCTGCGAAAAATGACAATGCAGAGTTACAGCAATTCTATTATCATCCTGACCATTTGGGAAGTTCTTCATATATTACTAATTTAGACGGCGAAGTTGTTCAACATGTAGAATATGTGCCTTTCGGGGAGGTCTTCTTGGAGGAAAAGAATGTCAAGTGGAATACGCCTTATTTGTTTACGTCTAAGGAATTAGATAGAGAAACAGGTTTATATTATTTTGGGGCGAGATATCAGGATCCTAAGTTGGGAATCTTTATATCTGTTGATCCGCTGGCGGAGAAATATCCTAATATATCTCCTTATTGCTATGTTGCCAATAATCCTATCGTTCTGAAAGACCCACAAGGAAAAGATATAGTTTATTTTGATGTTAATGGTAATGAAATAACAAGTAAAAGGATAGTTTCAACAACTATTTTTGAAACTTATATTGCTAAAAACGATAGACAAACTTCTTTTAGTAAAGTTCCTATGCCAAATGTAATAAAAGAAAGAATACAGACAGGAGAAGATACAACAGGAGCAGCTTACCAAGAAAATGATTATATTATAGCCGCTAGAACTGGACTGTTTAATCAAACAAAAAATGCTGGTCTATTACAACTTTATACGGAGAAAGGTCTACCGATACCAATTTCTGAATCTTTAAAGATTCCTGACTTAGATCCAACACTTGTAAAAGCTATGGCAATTCAAGAATCTCATAATGGAATTAGGGGGATTGGAGACATTATGACTGTAAACAATAAAGGTGACTATGACGCATATAAAGCTGCTTATGGTTTAACCAAAAATGAGTATGTTGATACAAATCGATCTTTATATTTGGGGATTAGATTTTTGGCCACAAAAGGATTTAGAGATGGTATAGATTATGATACAAAAACTGGAAATAAAACTTATAATTTTAAAGGTTGGTTTAGAGCTGCTGGTAATTATAATGGCTGGGGAGTCGAAAATTCAAAAGGTATAAAAAAAGAAGATAGAAAAACCCCATCTATGTATGAAGATTATATTAAATCAATGGTTAACGAATCTAATTAA
- a CDS encoding IS1 family transposase: MKKKCENCGEKCNKDGFQSNGVQRYKCVYCQKKQQANYTYNAYKNNINEKIIILTKEGLGIRSTARVLNISTTTVLKKICLIAENIPRPVIKIGKTYEVDEMRSYLKKKSNLIWIVYALERESGKVVSFNVGNRTNKTLEIVLTTLKLSNPKAIYTDNLKNYKYLIPSEIHKTVKFGTNNIERKNLAIRTHLKRLNRRTICYSKSKKVLLSILKIYFWH; this comes from the coding sequence ATGAAAAAGAAATGTGAGAATTGTGGAGAAAAATGCAACAAAGATGGTTTTCAATCTAATGGAGTTCAACGATATAAATGCGTTTATTGTCAAAAAAAACAACAAGCAAATTATACTTATAACGCTTACAAAAACAATATAAATGAAAAAATAATAATACTAACGAAAGAAGGATTAGGAATAAGAAGCACAGCAAGAGTATTGAATATATCAACAACAACTGTACTTAAAAAAATATGTTTGATTGCAGAAAATATTCCAAGACCTGTAATTAAAATAGGAAAAACATATGAGGTCGATGAAATGAGAAGTTATCTGAAAAAGAAAAGTAATTTAATATGGATTGTGTATGCATTGGAAAGAGAAAGCGGAAAAGTTGTTAGTTTTAATGTTGGAAATAGAACAAACAAAACATTGGAAATTGTTTTAACAACCTTAAAATTATCAAATCCAAAAGCTATATATACAGATAATCTAAAAAATTACAAATATCTTATTCCTTCTGAAATTCATAAAACAGTAAAATTTGGAACAAATAATATTGAGAGAAAAAATCTTGCTATCAGAACACATCTTAAAAGGCTTAATAGAAGAACAATATGTTATAGCAAAAGTAAAAAAGTATTACTGTCAATTCTGAAAATCTACTTTTGGCACTGA